Within the Streptomyces sp. R41 genome, the region CGGCGCCCTGGCCGCCGTGGTCGCTCCGCGGCTGCTTGCCCTGGCGGACTGGCCGGACCGTGAACCGGTGGTCGCTCTGTGGGTGTGGCAGTGCGTGGTGGCGGCCGTTCTGCTGTGCTGCGTGTTGTCGATGACGCTGAGCGCGGCCGCCGCGTGGGTGGCGGTGCGGGGCCATGTGTTCGGCCCGGCTCCGCGCTCGGTCGTGGACGCCTACGCGCTGAGCACGGGCGGCGCTTGGGCGGCGACGACCGCCGTGGCACTCGCGTGCGGGGGCGCGTGGACCGCGGCGATGCTGGCCCGTGAGGTCGTACGGGCCCGGGCGCGCCGTCGGCAGCGGCGGGCCGAACTCCTCGTGCGTGCCCCGCTGTTGCCCGGTGAGGAGCCCGGACCGGATCGGCTGGTGGTCCTGGAGGGAGAGCGCCCGGACGCCTGGTGGCTGCCGGGTACGGCACCCCAACTCGTCATCACCACGGCCGCGTTGCGCCGGCTCAAGGGCCGTCAGCTGGATGCCGTGCTCGCCCATGAGCAGGGGCACGCGCGGGCCCGGCACGACTGGCTGCTGCACTGTTCGGCCGCGCTGGCCACGGGCTTTCCGCAGGTGCCGGTGTTCGCCGCGTTCCGCGGCGAGATGCACCGCCTGGTCGAACTCGCCGCCGACGACATGGCGTCGCGCCGCTTCGGCCGCCTCACCATCGCCCTCGCGCTGGTGGAACTCAACGAGGACCGGGGCGTGTTCGGCCCCTGCCCCACCCCGGACGCCCACGTCCCGCAGCGCGTCCACCGCCTTCTCACTCCCCCGGACCGGCTCACGGCGGCACGGCGGCTGCGCCTGACGGCGGCGGGCGCGCTGGTGCCGGTGTTTCCGGTGCTGGTGGCGTTCGTGCCGGGGTTGCGGGCGCTGGGCTAGGCGCTGCTGCGATCCGGCCCGGCCCGGCCCGGCCCGCCTCGCCCGCCTGCGGGTCGGTGGGGGGTCGGGGCCGTGCCGGTACATCCGCCCGTCGCCGGTGGATCAGACGTTGGGTTGTGGGGAGCCGTTTCCAGATCCGGGCGTAAGCGACGGGCATTCGATGTACCGGCACGGCCCCTTCCGTGCGTTCGCGGCTGCGGGTGCGTGGGGGTCCACGTACGGACCCTTCCGTGTGTTCGCGGGTGCGGGTGCGTGGGGCATCCGGCACCGACCCATCCGTACCTCGACCAGCCGCGCCCGCGTGGGGCAGGTGGCACGGACCCGTCCGTACCTCGACCAGCCGCGCGCGCATGGGGCATCCGGCACCGACCCATCCGTACCTCGACCAGCCGCGCGCGCATGGGGCATCCGGCACCGACCCATCCGTACCTCGACCAGCCGCGCCCGCGTGGGGCAGGTGGCACGGACCCGTCCGTGCGTCGGCGAGCCGCGTGTGCGTGGGCTTGCGGCACTGACCGGTTCGCCGCCAGGTCGGTGCGCCGAGGTTGGCCTCCCGTGCGTCGAGTCGGCGAGGATCATCTCCATGCACTTCCCGCCCTACCCGCCGGGTCCGCGCATCTCGGCCCTCGTCGTGGCGGCTCTCGCCGTGCCGTCCGTGCTGCTTCTCCTGCTGGTCGCGTTCTCCTGGCAGCCGCTGCTCACCCTCGACGGCGACATCGCCCGCACCACACACACCTGGGCGGTCGACCAGCCAGGCGTCACCCATGTGTTCCGGATCCTGACGGACTGGGTGTGGGACCCCTGGACGATGCGCGCCGTATGTGCCGCCGCCGTGGTCTGGCTGGTGTGGATCCACTCGGCATGGTGGCTCGCCCTATGGGTGGTGGCCACATGTGCGCTAGGCACAGGGGTGCAGCAGGGACT harbors:
- a CDS encoding phosphatase PAP2 family protein, encoding MHFPPYPPGPRISALVVAALAVPSVLLLLLVAFSWQPLLTLDGDIARTTHTWAVDQPGVTHVFRILTDWVWDPWTMRAVCAAAVVWLVWIHSAWWLALWVVATCALGTGVQQGLKSAVGRERPVWPDPVDSAHYAAFPSGHALTATVVCGLLLWLLFLYGAGRTLRRTALGLAVVSVVGVGLTRVWLGVHWPSDVVGGWLFGALIVALAVASYERWSGARRS
- a CDS encoding M56 family metallopeptidase, which encodes MMVPAALLLLGALAAVVAPRLLALADWPDREPVVALWVWQCVVAAVLLCCVLSMTLSAAAAWVAVRGHVFGPAPRSVVDAYALSTGGAWAATTAVALACGGAWTAAMLAREVVRARARRRQRRAELLVRAPLLPGEEPGPDRLVVLEGERPDAWWLPGTAPQLVITTAALRRLKGRQLDAVLAHEQGHARARHDWLLHCSAALATGFPQVPVFAAFRGEMHRLVELAADDMASRRFGRLTIALALVELNEDRGVFGPCPTPDAHVPQRVHRLLTPPDRLTAARRLRLTAAGALVPVFPVLVAFVPGLRALG